The Maniola hyperantus chromosome 12, iAphHyp1.2, whole genome shotgun sequence genome has a segment encoding these proteins:
- the LOC138403107 gene encoding uncharacterized protein, which produces MECSSGCGRPLTEQYLMKCYYCKSGYHCECLNINPQQYTTLTKDYLASWKCPSCSNVSRRHKGSRDNTPVRNSVIPPAEETNTSSKLIERQMTRPEFDLRSFTNDLQNMLQIWRKEIDDSLNRISGDIKSALSEVQLEMQSLRTEQANLKSSLASVTKDIAELQSSAQFQSEQHVHIEKKVRDLEEFKKDALGTGNLVSSLEHKIDSLEQQARQCNIEICNVPDKRNENLLSILDAIGSAINYPISNKDVISIHRVPHANQQNNRQPKNIIVKFTTRILRDNILSAFRKARGVRSEQIGIQGQSQIIYMNEHLTLKNKRLFRECREEAKRLKYKYVWVKNATILVRENDTSPTFAIRSTGDFTKFKSRGADRMET; this is translated from the coding sequence ATGGAGTGCAGTAGTGGTTGTGGACGTCCTCTGACAGAACAGTACCTTATGAAGTGCTATTACTGTAAATCAGGCTATCACTGTGAGTGTCTGAATATTAACCCACAACAATATACGACGCTAACTAAGGACTATTTGGCCTCCTGGAAATGTCCCTCCTGCAGCAACGTTTCTCGCAGACACAAAGGAAGCCGTGATAACACTCCGGTACGTAATTCAGTTATTCCGCCTGCTGAGGAAACGAACACGTCATCCAAACTCATCGAACGACAGATGACTCGTCCCGAATTTGACTTGCGTAGCTTTACAAATGATCTCCAGAATATGCTACAAATATGGCGCAAAGAAATTGACGACAGCTTAAATAGAATCAGTGGCGATATCAAAAGTGCTTTATCTGAAGTACAGCTTGAAATGCAATCACTACGGACCGAGCAAGCTAACTTGAAGAGTAGTCTGGCCAGTGTAACTAAGGACATCGCCGAACTGCAATCATCGGCCCAATTTCAATCAGAGCAGCATGTTCATATTGAAAAAAAGGTACGTGACCTTGAAGAATTTAAGAAGGACGCGCTAGGAACAGGTAATCTCGTTTCTTCCCTGGAACATAAAATCGACTCCCTAGAACAACAGGCGAGGCAATGCAATATTGAGATTTGTAACGTACCTGACAAACGGAATGAAAATCTACTTTCAATCCTAGATGCTATAGGCTCGGCTATTAACTACCCAATCTCGAACAAAGATGTAATCTCGATTCATCGAGTCCCACATGCAAATCAACAAAACAATCGCCAGCCTAAAAACATAATTGTCAAATTTACCACTAGGATTCTGCGTGACAACATTCTGAGTGCTTTCCGAAAGGCTCGCGGAGTACGTAGCGAGCAGATAGGTATTCAAGGTCAGTCGCAAATTATCTATATGAATGAGCATCTTACTCTTAAGAACAAACGACTTTTTCGCGAGTGCCGTGAGGAGGCTAAAAGGCTCAAATATAAGTACGTGTGGGTCAAAAATGCAACTATCCTCGTCCGGGAAAATGATACCTCGCCAACATTTGCTATCCGATCCACTGGAGATTTTACTAAATTCAAAAGTCGAGGCGCTGACAGAATGGAAACCTAG
- the Cyp304a1 gene encoding probable cytochrome P450 304a1 codes for MIGVAIAILLIIFLCVRWYKNAYIKPGDNFPPGPPSLPLYGAYWIVLMRQINNLGGSLRTLAKDYNTKILGFYLGPYATIVIDDPELIKKGLYHEDFDGRLDIIIARLRSYWKKLGIFFTDGYFWHVQRRFSLRYMRDYGFGRRAESLETVVANETKEMIDMARNGPKYPAENELVKGDMICLQNYFAVPFMNGMVHIFARTTFPRSEYKVLWDLAREVLLFQRGSNDFGGAITLTPWLKDVLPGYSGYRDMRKGNQALLDFFDKLIKQAMATHDQTYDRHFLDVYIRKWKEEQETVKRTTFSEHQFQLVCTDYMFPAASAVQAVLTFLVERLLLQPEIQDKIHEEIDRVVGRDRMPTLDDRRNMPYTEASIREIMRYEPLVPLGVPHRAMKASKFGGYDIPENCVVSFNYLTLHHDKATWGDPENFRPERFIEDGQLQVSKDKSLPFGAGKRLCAGETFARQSMFQVFAAFMQAFSVSTADGKPLKQPMKRIQGIITTLPEFWVRVTPRF; via the exons GACCACCAAGTCTACCCTTGTATGGCGCATATTGGATAGTTCTTATGAGGCAAATAAACAACCTGGGTGGCTCATTGAGAACTCTGGCCAAGGACTACAACACGAAGATTCTCGGCTTCTACCTCGGCCCCTACGCGACCATCGTGATTGACGACCCAGAACTGATCAAGAAAGGCCTGTACCATGAGGATTTCGATGGACGCTTGGACATTATTATAGCACGGCTGCGTTCGTATTGGAAAAAGCTTG gaATCTTCTTTACTGACGGCTACTTCTGGCACGTGCAGAGAAGGTTCTCGCTGCGGTACATGAGAGACTACGGCTTCGGCAGACGAGCGGAGAGCCTGGAGACTGTCGTCGCTAATGAAACTAAGGAAATGATCGATATGGCGAGAAATGGTCCTAAATATCCAGCTGAAAAT GAATTGGTGAAAGGCGACATGATATGCCTGCAGAACTACTTTGCCGTACCATTTATGAATGGTATGGTGCACATTTTCGCGCGCACCACATTCCCCAGGTCCGAGTACAAAGTTCTATGGGACCTAGCCAGAGAGGTCCTGCTCTTCCAGCGAGGATCGAACGATTTCGGAGGTGCTATAACTTTGACGCCGTGGCTGAAAGATGTTCTACCCGGCTACAGTGGCTACAGGGACATGAGGAAGGGAAACCAGGCATTGTTGGATTTCTTTGAC AAACTGATAAAGCAAGCAATGGCGACGCATGACCAAACGTACGATCGTCATTTTTTGGATGTTTACATTAGAAAGTGGAAAGAAGAGCAAGAGACTGTGAAACGAACAACATTTTCAG AACACCAGTTCCAGCTTGTTTGTACTGACTACATGTTTCCTGCGGCCAGCGCGGTTCAGGCCGTACTTACATTTTTGGTCGAAAGGCTATTGCTGCAACCCGAAATTCAAGACAAAATTCACGAAGAAATCGACAGAGTGGTCGGACGCGACCGCATGCCCACGCTAGACGACAGACGAAA TATGCCGTACACCGAAGCGTCCATCCGCGAAATCATGAGGTATGAGCCACTAGTGCCACTTGGAGTGCCTCATCGAGCTATGAAGGCTTCAAAGTTCGGGGGATATGACATACCTGAG AACTGCGTAGTTTCCTTTAACTACCTCACTTTACACCACGATAAAGCAACCTGGGGAGATCCAGAGAACTTCAGGCCAGAGCGCTTCATCGAGGATGGGCAGCTGCAAGTGTCCAAGGATAAATCCCTACCTTTTGGAGCCG GAAAGAGGCTCTGCGCAGGAGAAACTTTCGCCCGGCAGTCGATGTTTCAAGTGTTCGCCGCGTTCATGCAAGCGTTCAGCGTCTCCACGGCAGACGGCAAGCCATTGAAGCAGCCCATGAAAAGAATACAGGGAATCATCACCACGTTGCCAGAGTTTTGGGTCCGCGTCACACCTAGATTTTAG